AAATGGACGTCTTCGAACGAAcgtgaacaaaaaattaaaatttttaaaagaaattagtaTCTTGGTTCATAGAGGGCACCAGAGAAGGTGTGACCAGACCTGCAATTGGCTGTTAAGAATTTCGACTTTTGCACTAAGCTCCGCCTCTTGTCCGGAAACTGGCTTCATTCGAGATGGCCGATTCCAACaaaagttcccccaccatactaatacaccatgccTCGTTTAAACTTTTTGCCCCTTTCTTCGCAatagagttggctaacgtccgaagttgccagttttctgaaattgtgaaaaatcgattggacacgtaaaagtaaaatgtcTTACATTGCGGCTTATGGAGTTACGCccgttttagttttagtttttaattttctcatttaagtcGTCTTCAGTTGCTATTCTTAATTAGATAACTACATTCCTTAGTTATCAGGTaatcttttaagatttatttcccctcgatagtcattgtagtttatttattatgaatttttaagtaaaaggcATTTGGTTTTCAAGGACAATATCCTGCCCCGAGGAAAGAGAACCCCGCGCCACCCCTTTGTCCCCTCTTAGTTTCTTCCTTCGTcacttctttccattcttctcttggggcaggaaatggcgatattttttcgtaaacaCGGTAGGGACGTTTActtaaaaattcataataaataaactacaatgactatcgaggggaaataaatcttaaaagattACCTGATAACTAAGAAATGTAGTTATCTAATTAAGAATAGCAACTGAAGACgacttaaatgagaaaattaaaaactaaaactaaaacgggcgaaactccataagccgccatgcaagacattttacttttacgtgtccaatcgatttttcacaatttcagcgaactggcaacttcggacgttagccaactctatTGCCTCGTTCAATTGGATTCGCAATTTTTCGTTAATCAATTGGTTTGATTAACAAtgcttatttcttatttaatatttatggTGTGCATAAAGGAAGAGGGAATGATAGGAAATAAATCTCTGCTGTAGGCCTACATTCTACGATGGCATTCTGATTGTAACCAGGTTCATAGAATATTGTGTTTGAAATTAGTTTGATTAACAATGCTTATTTCTCATTTATAGGTGTGTGCTAATGAAGAGGGAATGATAGGAAATAAATTTCTGCtgtacattttgtttgtttcgatcAACGAAAGCTCTTGCAacacaatcaaacaaacattaaataagaaataagcaTTGTTAATCAAACCAATTGCAAACACAATAAGAACGAGGCAATTGCATGCAATTGCGAAGAAAGAGGCAAAAAGTTCAAGAACGAGGCAATAGGGCTTTTTCACGTCGCGAAATCCGACTTCCAGAAATCTGGCAACGCATGATAtgtctagttttttttccgtttacaTGGCAAAGGCCATAAGAAATCTAAGTggcttcaataaaaaaaatctagtgtttttaattcgaaatatttcttcaaaagaatTACACAGTGCTCTAGGTAAGATATCGGTCGTTAATTTGATGTATAATTTACTAGgacttaaaaattgttttgggctaaaaatttaaatgtaaaactttgttttgttttttttgagggaagaacgggagaaagagggagaatgggagggaggagggcgtacgaaaaaaaggggacccacgtttcctcttctcccccattggtcccattctctctcttctccccgttcttccctcaaaaaaaccaaaacaaagttttacatttaaatctttagcccaaaacaatttttaagtcCTAGTAAATTATACATCAAATTAACGACCGATATCTTACCTAGAGTACTGTGTAattcttttgaagaaatattccGAATTAAAAacactagattttttttattgaagccACTTATATTTCTTATGGCCTTTGCCATGTAAACGGAAAAAACTACACATGCGTTGCCAGATTTCTGGAAGTCGGATTTTCGCGACGTGAAAAAGCCCTATTGCGAACACAATAACAAGTTaggcaaacgaaaaaaataaacacaaataatttggcagacgaaaaataatttttgaaaaaatattaaaacttgGCAACGCCGTGGTGAGgtgcaatagattttaccaTAACAGATACACActcgtttgaaaaaagagtCGTCGTAGTTATTTCACGGGTTTTTTATGCCTCTTACAATTCTGAATTCAAGGCTTAAAAATGTCGGACGTCTCGCACCATATCGCCTATCTTTTAGAAAAGGTCCCATTCTTAATGTCAATTATAATAAGTCCCTTAAAAGCTTGTTCTTCATGAGCACAATGCATGCTCTCTACTGTATCCAAACAGTCAATGTAATGCAAAAAAATTCACTTACAGATGGCTTCCTGCGATAAGGATTTCCGATTCATGGCAACCAATGATTTGATGGGAGAGTTACAGAAAGATTCCATCAAGTTGGATGATGACTCTGAGCAAAAGGTTGTTAAGATGCTTCTTCACTTGTTGGAAGACAAAAATGGTGAAATTCAGAACCTGGCTGTCAGATGGTATGCATAGTTAAACTAGAAATGTACAGAAATTCACGCAGCACttataattttgattgaattcacAGTCTCGGACCTTTAGTTTCCAAAGTGGAGGATGTTCAAGTGGAAACGATTGTTGAGCATCTTTGCACAAATATGTCATCAGACAAGGAACAATTAAGAGATATCTCTTCAACTGGTTTAAAAACTGTTATTAGTGAACTCCCTTTGACTGCATCTGGAATGGCAGCATCTGTAAGTTCTACAGAGTGGcatatttactttattttctattgatgtttATAATGCTTTGGTTTGCTACCCAACCAGGTTTGTAAAAGAATAACAGGGTGCTTGAACACAGCAATTGCCAAGCAAGAAGATGTGTCAGTACAACTAGAGGCCCTTGATATCTTGGCTGATTTGCTTACCAGATTTGGTAGTCTCCTGGTCTCCTTTCACGAAGCTATCTGCGAAGCATTATTACCCCAGCTAGCTTCACCCCATCTTGCAATACGCAAACATACAATCCAGGCTTTAGGCCACTTGGTTATGTCTTGCCATCATACCCTTTACGTGAAGATTATGGAACACCTTCTTGATGGTCTGGCCAAGAACTCTACCACTTCAACAACCAGAACTTACATTCAAGCAGTTGGTGCTCTATGGTATCCAAACACTTGTTCAGTTGATAACTTAATTGTTGCATCATAAATGCTAAATGTTTTCCTCTAATAAAAACTAGTCGACAAGCCGGTCATCGCTTTGGTGAGAACGTGGAGAGAGTGGTGCCGTCTCTCATTCAGTTCATTAAcgtagatgatgatgaactcCGAGAGTTCTGTCTCCAGGCTTTTGAGGCACTCGTTCACAAATGCTCCAAAGAGATGACACCTCACATTGGTACTCTCACTGGTGTCTGCCTGGAACTATTAGCCTATGATCCAAACTACAATTACGAAGTACGAAACATCAGCtaacatttatttgaattatcaAACTTACAGAGTGATGATTTTTGTTGTAGGAAGAAAACGGCAAAGATGACGAAGGAGATATGgaaactaaagaagaagagaatgaggAAGAATATTCGGATGATGACGACATGTCTTGTAAAGTGAGTAAAGGATTTCATTATCGGAAATAAACGTAAATAtgttaattttattcttcaCCCCAGATTCGACGATGTGCTGCAAAATGCTTAGAGGCGATTATCAGTACCCACCCAGATTTGCTAATAGATTTTTACCGTACCATTTCTCCTGTGTTGATCGGTAGATTCAAAGGTTCATAAAATTCAGTAGTTCTGATCAAAATTGGAAcaatttatcaaaatatttctgGCATTTTCAGAGCGTGAAGAAAACGTAAAAGCTGATATCTTCCATGCATTCATTGCTCTTTTGAAACAAACCAAGCCATCTGGATCTGTTCGCGACGATGTTACTGGCTTCGGCGCTAATCAAGAGATTTACAGCGTGTTGATGCAACAAGTCCCTCTCATTATTCAAGCCACCAGTAAACAAATGAAGGTAACGAAAGGTTCCCTTTAGTTCTTGGAATGGTAAATACTTACACTTTTAATCCAGGACAAAAGCCTAAAAACTCGACAAGGTGTGCTTGCTCTTTTGACCGAGCTAGTTTTGGTTATTCCTGGGTGCTTGAGccctcatttcagtcagttgGTCCCAGGAATCCTCTTCTGtctcaagtattttttttttcccgccggCATCGTCGTTACCCACCGACCAACTAACTCTTTGATATATTACAGTGAAAGGAATGCGAGCTCTCCGATGAAAATAGATACTTTGCAATTTGTACACACGGTACTAATTCACCATCCGCCCGAAGTGGCTCACGAGCATATTGCAGCATTGTTGCCTTCTTTGTTGAGTGCTGTGTCCGATCCGTTTTACAAGATCACATCCGAAGCTCTTTTGGTTCTCCAGCAATTGGTAAATGTTTTTgactgaaatatttatttgcaATTCACTTTAAATGCTTCTATTTTTATAAAGGTGCGAGTGATGCGTCCATTGGATTCAGCCACCACATTTGACTTTACACCATACACAGTCTCCATTTATGATAGCGTACTAGTCCGGCTAAAAGCTGCTGATTTGGACCAGGAAGTCAAAGAGTGCTCCATTTCATGCATGGGTTTCATAGTTTCTCATCTGGGAGATCACCTTGCTggtaagaaattaaaaatgataaattctGCATACTTTTGAATTCACAATTTCTTTGCTCAGATAAACTAATGGTATGCCTCCCCATCTTTTTGGATCGTCTTCGAAACGAGATTTCCCGGTTAACGACAGTCAAAGCTTTAACAAAAATTGCTTCGTCTCCGTTACACATCAATATAAGCCCATTGTTGCCCGAAGCACTTCCAATTCTTGCGGGATTTTTGCGTAAGAACCAGCGGGCACTTAAACTAACTACCCTTGCTTTGCTCGATCCTATCGTCAACAGCTACAGGTAATAACTTACTTAAAAGTTTTATGTTTTCTCCTCTTGGTTCCCTTTAAAACTTatctttcttggttttttttagtGCTGCGCTAACACCGGAACTACTGCATGCGGTTTTGACCGAAATACCGCCTCTGCTGTCGGAATCTGATTTGCACATCGCGCAGCTAACCCTCAATTTGCTCACTTCCGTTGCTCGGAATCAGCGTTCGGCGTTTCAAACCGGTGGAGTTAATGGAGGCATTTTGTCCGAAGTCTTCAATCTCTTGCGCTCACCTTTGCTTCAAGGTGTGGCTCTGGGATCCCTTCTCGATTTCCTACAGGCTTTGGTCGAATTTAATGCACCGGGTAagtgattattttttcttaattttaaccGTTAAGCTAAGATGTTCACTATTATTTTCCATGCAGGATCTGGTCTTGGCTACCGCGATTTGTTGATGTGTCTGATGAATTTGGCGTCAAAACCTGGTCTCCACAAGACTGCCCATCATTCTGTCGCCCAGGCTGTTGCAACACTGGTTGTGACGCAACCTGTTTCTGAAGCTTTTACTTTGGTACAGAATTTTCTACAGGAAGCTCAGAGACCTCATTCTGATTGGCAACACATCTTTGCCTTGCTCTGCATGGGAGAAATCGGCAAACGAATGGATCTTCACCAAGTCCCAGGGTTGGGACAAGCAATCATCGATTCCTTCGGCCCACCAAATGAAGAAGTATTTCTAATCTTTTCTAACGTTAACATCAATCTATATCCGTTTTCTTTAGGTAAAATCTGCAGCTTCGCTCGCCCTCGGTTCAGTAGCAGTGGGAAATCTTCCAGCTTTCTTGCCCTTCATTCTTACTCAGATTGAAACTCAATCACGGAGTCAGTATTTGTTGCTCAACTCGTTAAAGGAAGTGATTACTTCGCTGTCACTTGGAACCGAGGCCATTGCACAACTGCGCCCTTTCGTACCCCAAATTTGGGATATTCTCTTCCGTCTCTGCGAGTGTAACGAAGAAGGAACACGCAATGTTGTGGCGGAGTGCTTGGGAAAGCTACACTCTAGGAAAATCACAGATCCAGAGGGATTTCTTCCACGACTTCCAGTAGCTCTGAGCAGCCCTAGTACGTTGATGAGAACCACGATCGTCACAGCAGCCAAATTCACAATTTCTGATCAAGTCCAGTCCATTGATCCTCTGCATCGTCTTCCATCTCGTAGCTATTGGGATGATGCATTGAAATTTCCCAGCCCATTACTCCTAGGAATAAAAGCAGTAAGTTTCAAACAAACAGGTCTCAAAGGCATTCGAGTAACTCCTGGTTCTGTTCCTTTCCCACTTTAGGCTGACAGCATGATGGAGCGACAGGAAACACTGGAAGAAAATGtcatgaaagaagaaaaggaagagagcATGGGAcagatggaagaggagagaagtcAACAGCAGTTGTttttggagaagaagatgagggagagaaaacaaaaaaaggctgaaaagaagaagaggaaaaggaTTGAGAAACGAGAGTtaaagagaagggaaaaagatgcCGGTAAgaatgtaacctaacctaacctaacctaacctaacctaacctaacctaacctaacctaacctaacctaacctaacctaacctaacctaacgtaacctaacctaacctaacgtaacctaacctaacctaacctaacctaactcaacctaacctaacctaacctaaccttacCTTACCTAACCTGACCTGACCTAACCTAAccaacctaacctaacctaaagtcaaactttattttttattttattaataaagtTTTCTATGTTTATTTATAGATAATAGGAACGATTTTGACGACGACCTGTATGATGACGATGAGGATGATGATTTTGACGATTTGATGACCAGATGGCCAGGATTTTAGAGGCAGCAAGTGTCGAAATCAAGCCCCTTTGTGGCGCCCTCGAGATTTTAAAagtctcctttctttttttttcctggttaggaaatataaaaattgagtTATCGTATTGTCTTCTCTGTTTGTCATCTCATACTCTCACTGTTGCACCTCTTGTGTGGAATAAAATctccgtcttttgtttttcaaattaggGTGggttcaaaattcttttctaataCTACTACTAAATGACGCTAGTTGTTCGTGTGCCCGTGGTCTCGCAAAATTGAACTGAAACTTGACCCGTTTCAATAAACTTGTATTGGTAAACCGTTTTTCGGGCAAAGTTTCTGGGTAATTACCCAAAATTAACGCAGCCAATATTTAGATTCAATCCCATGCCGATAGTATCGATAGCAACCAGAACTTTACAGGGGTGATCGGGATTATTTAACCTCTTGGCTTGCGCTAATTTAGTTCTATGTGGTAGCGATGTttattgaaacaaatcaaagtcTTCCG
This window of the Daphnia pulex isolate KAP4 chromosome 5, ASM2113471v1 genome carries:
- the LOC124195019 gene encoding cullin-associated NEDD8-dissociated protein 1-like, producing the protein MSDVSHHIAYLLEKMASCDKDFRFMATNDLMGELQKDSIKLDDDSEQKVVKMLLHLLEDKNGEIQNLAVRCLGPLVSKVEDVQVETIVEHLCTNMSSDKEQLRDISSTGLKTVISELPLTASGMAASVCKRITGCLNTAIAKQEDVSVQLEALDILADLLTRFGSLLVSFHEAICEALLPQLASPHLAIRKHTIQALGHLVMSCHHTLYVKIMEHLLDGLAKNSTTSTTRTYIQAVGALCRQAGHRFGENVERVVPSLIQFINVDDDELREFCLQAFEALVHKCSKEMTPHIGTLTGVCLELLAYDPNYNYEEENGKDDEGDMETKEEENEEEYSDDDDMSCKIRRCAAKCLEAIISTHPDLLIDFYRTISPVLIGRFKEREENVKADIFHAFIALLKQTKPSGSVRDDVTGFGANQEIYSVLMQQVPLIIQATSKQMKDKSLKTRQGVLALLTELVLVIPGCLSPHFSQLVPGILFCLNERNASSPMKIDTLQFVHTVLIHHPPEVAHEHIAALLPSLLSAVSDPFYKITSEALLVLQQLVRVMRPLDSATTFDFTPYTVSIYDSVLVRLKAADLDQEVKECSISCMGFIVSHLGDHLADKLMVCLPIFLDRLRNEISRLTTVKALTKIASSPLHINISPLLPEALPILAGFLRKNQRALKLTTLALLDPIVNSYSAALTPELLHAVLTEIPPLLSESDLHIAQLTLNLLTSVARNQRSAFQTGGVNGGILSEVFNLLRSPLLQGVALGSLLDFLQALVEFNAPGSGLGYRDLLMCLMNLASKPGLHKTAHHSVAQAVATLVVTQPVSEAFTLVQNFLQEAQRPHSDWQHIFALLCMGEIGKRMDLHQVPGLGQAIIDSFGPPNEEVKSAASLALGSVAVGNLPAFLPFILTQIETQSRSQYLLLNSLKEVITSLSLGTEAIAQLRPFVPQIWDILFRLCECNEEGTRNVVAECLGKLHSRKITDPEGFLPRLPVALSSPSTLMRTTIVTAAKFTISDQVQSIDPLHRLPSRSYWDDALKFPSPLLLGIKAADSMMERQETLEENVMKEEKEESMGQMEEERSQQQLFLEKKMRERKQKKAEKKKRKRIEKRELKRREKDADNRNDFDDDLYDDDEDDDFDDLMTRWPGF